The genomic interval TACTATTTTATCGCCTTACCtgtagttaaaaatagtaaacttAACTATTTTGGGTTCCCTTCCCTTCCTTCACGGGTTTCCTTATTTTGACAGAGGtaccatttattttttgtttttttcagttgccaaaataatcttttaaaacATGGAATAGACTATAAGAAATGCAGTCATCTACCCGACGTAGAGTTAAAGTTGCCGAAACTTGAAGGCAATGATATCGtggaacatttttataatattggggAGAAACAGAGCGCACCTTACAGAGAATTATTGCAGCGACTAGCTACATCTGAATTGCCACCAATGCCAAAGGtatttatatgtacctaccttcCTTTTTACTGTTCTCTTTTTACAAGGTCTGTCTGCAAACCATAGCCATTTAAGAACCTTTTTAAGTAGTCAACAAGCATCATCAAGAGGttcataatattatctataaCCAAATTCATCTCAGTTGAGATTGCTGCTTTTTATGTTGCCATGGAACTTAAGTCTCCCTTATTGTGCAATACAAtccataaaacaattttttaatagatgtatttatttcatagaaatGGTCCAAAGTTGCAGGCTGGACTAGATATTCAGGTAAATCTCAGGAGAGAGTTCCTTGTCCACCTGACGATGCACTGGTTTTCGATGTGGAAGTCCTCATGTCTGCTGGCAAGAGGCCCACCCTGGCCTGTGCTGTGTCCTCTGATGCTTGGTTTGTACATCTCGTCTGTTATcattacatagtataaaacaaagtccctTTTTCTGTAGACAGTAGGAATGTCATATCTCCCTCTATAATAACTTGGACAGGaaatgtacaattgtacatcgacggctcctaagtatactctaacaaattttgcgaattgcacttttttgtgtatttacaatattgttattgttatttgtgttaTATACACAAAAAAGTGCAATTCGCAAAATTTGTTAGTTGACTCAGTATACTTAGGAGCCGTCGACATTTGCATCGCTATTTCGAGCAGTACTCGTAGGAATATTGGATGATTGAGCCTGTATCCCTTATTGTGTTCTAGAGTCTAATTGTGCCATAATTAAATCGGTAGTATTGGTGTGATGAAAGCCAGAGAGACAGATGTTTGCATTTAtcatataaaacagtaaagataTTAAATTGCACTGATGGTAAATTGATGGTAGTTTATTCTACCACTGCCGGGCTAATGCTTATTCTCCTACATTGTACATACATGTACCTAATCATTGATAACCATTCTGTCTAAAAAGTACTATTACAGATTTAAAATTCAGTCTTGCTAACTGTTTGCAATATTTTGGTGCAGGTATGGCTGGATAAGTCCACCACTTGCAAATGGGGATCCCCATAGAGTGTTTGACAACATAAACTACGATGATCTGATACCATTGGAGACTGATGGCGACAAGCCCTTTGGAGACCTCAGCAGAAGCAGAATTGTGGTCGGCCATAATGTGTCTTTTGACAGAGCTAAGATTAAAGAACAGTACTGGTTGGATAGGACaggtaaatattgaaaataccaaactgactgtcagccacCTAATGTGAGCtaacgttacgcagtttattgtatttccatacatatgaactttttcgttcacatctaaCCGACGATACGTGACGCGTAATATGCATAGACGCTGAGATTCGGCGGGTGACAATCAGTTTCGTTTGAACACAGCCTAAATCTGGGCTAAAAAATTATTTGACGAAAGAAatctatattttcaattttcaataacCAGTCTTTTGTACACGTctaaaaattatgtttaacagGAGTACGTTTCATGGATACGATGTCTATGCACACGTGTGTGAGTGGAGTCACCAGCTACCAGCGAACAGTGCTCAAAGCGAAGAACAAGGAACCGCACCCTTCAGACGACGACTGGATCGAGATCAGCTCCCTTAACAACCTTAGCGAGGTTAGCGCAACTATTACTGTTTTGCGCTACTTTGCGCTAGCGATTTTGCGCAAAAAAACATGAAGCCCCATAATGCAGAAATTATTTGACATGCATGTAAAATGCAGATAtatattactagccgttttcccgcggtttcacccgcgtcccgggtaAACTTCCCGTcccgggataaaacatagcctaccTTACTCGGTACCTTTCCACCcgtcaaataatttttcaaatcggttcagtattttcggagcctttagcgTGTACAAGCAAAGAATCAAAAAAaacgtttcctctttattagataagtatacatatattacataCCAGCTATTTCCTGCGATTTCATCGTCCGTAGAAAATACTTCCGGCTCCCTGAAAAAATAGCTATATATTATTCTCTGAACATTCAGATAATTGTAGAATTTATTCATTCCAGGTGCACAAGTTATACTGCGGCACTCCTGTAGACAAAGAAACGAGAGACATATTCGTTGAAGGCACCTTGCAAGATGTTCATGATAACTTCCAGATGTTGATGCAGTACTGTGCCAATGACGTGGTAGCTACACATGATGTATTGAAGGAACTACTGCCTTTGTTCTTGCAAAGATTCCCCCATCCCGTCACGTTGGCTGGCATGTTGGAGTTAGGTAAGctatttgatttaaaaagaaAGATATAAGTTTAATTGCACGTGTAAAAGAGGCATAATTATACACTTAACATATAGAagcactagcttccgcccgcgtcgaggtcggttatatcgcgtttccaagagaactcttcaaaagtatcctatattctatctcaaggtcaactctatctctgtaccacattttattaaaattagttcagtTGTTTagacgttttataataaggcggtatgagttactttcgcatttataatattaatagagattttagaaagaaaaacaaaattgtaatgGAAAATATGCGACTTAAAAAGCGCAATACGCAGAATGCTGCGACCCGATCTGAGACAGTCCCGGCGCTGATTTTCAGCAATAGCAATGATTTTGCTGTTCATTTGAGTATCTTTCTcactcgttacgggtagtcagaaaccagtaagtctgacaaccagccttactGGGTATtgattgggttacccgggtaactgggtggagAAGGTGAGATAGGGAGTTgctcattgtaaaacactggtaatcagctgcttcaggttagactggaagctgaccccaacattaTCAGGAAAAGGCTATGCGTATCGGATTGTcagggttactgggttgaggaggtcagacaggcattCGTTTCATGTGGATagaatttaattcaattactcGAAGTGTAACCGCGACTTCTGAGAAAGAAATCagtaaatagataaattatattgcatggaaaaacatgatatttataaaaaaaatcaacccTATAGTTTCATTAATGTGAaccaatgaaataaaattctcaCGAAAAGAAGGCCATAACTATTCTTAGTGTCCACTATATCAAGCTTGGGTTGAGCACGTCTttgtaaataacatatttttacttGAACACACTCTCTCACGCATTTTCTGCTCTTTCGTTTACCAGGATCTGCGTACTTACCAGTTAACTCCAACTGGCTGCAATACATAGACTCAGCAGAAACAGTCTTCGAGGATCTAAAATTGGAATCCCGACAGCTGTTATCACGAAAAGCCGACGAAGCTTGCCGAATGATGGCCGACAATTCCTACAAAAAAGATTTGTGGATGTGGGACCAAGACTGGTCGGTACAAACcttgaaattgaaaaaacaaACCAAGAAGAAGAAAACTGTCACAGAAAGCGAAAACAAAGACCAAAAAGCTAGTGATTTGAAAAATGGCACTCCCGAAATCAAAAATGAATCGCCAAGCGAAAATGTAGAGCCTGATTTgtcgaaattcaaaattttgaatGAAGAATACCTGCAATGTATGGAGAACAGAGTTAGAAAAAAGGATGTGAAAGTTGATGAGACTTTGAGCAAAGAGTTTGAATACCTGTTTGAATTAGGAGAACTGTTGCCTGTGAAAAGGCCATATTTAGCCGGCTATCCGGCTTGGTATAGAAAACTGTGTACTAAACCCGGAAAGGATCCTGACTGGACACCTGGAGCTAATAATATAACTACTAGTATGCAAGTAAGTGTCTTttggtatgtttttatttattgaataaggAGATTTCAATTCGCAGGGATTTCACGTCATCAAAAAAAATTCGACATTTTCAAAAAAGCAGTTATTTCTTTTCGATTCAGAGTTACatgtttttctatattttttaaatcaccATTGTAGATAACACCAAAACTCCTTCGCTTATCCTGGGAGGGTTACCCCCTCCACTATATTAAGTCCGAAGGGTGGGGGTTTCTCGTCCCATACAGTCGACAGCGTAGTGAAGATGCCGAAGAACCGCTGGTACCGATAGAAGAACTATTGAAGTCGTGCCCCTTGACGTTTTGTAAGGACACCGACTTCCAACCTGATGTGCACATGCTGCCTAAAACTGTTGAGGTATGTAATTTTTTGGGATATTAGATTATACACACATGTaggttgatttctgacacttatgcgaatattagacatttaaataaaaccacttttacgaattttatcgcggttatattttatttatttatttgacttacatttaaaacaaaaagtaaaaacacgttaataacaaacaataaaactttttacaaaaaaataaaaccgacttccaaaaacacaaaaaaaaacgcctagaagtcagtgtctaatggtgcctaagttaattttgccatcGACTTAcgacttaaaaaaagaaatatgttgtgagaaaaattataaatacgtagaaattaagaattaaatatgtacttacatgtacttaatttctttcttttctttatctaaaaaataacatcaaccAACATTTCAATAGGAAGATTTGGGCAGGCGTGCTTACTACGCTAGGAAGAAAGTTGACGAGCAAGCTGCCGCGAACCAGTACCACGGCCTCGGAGTCTGGTCCGGGGTAGAAATTCAAGGTAAATAGCTTCactacgtcatcatcatcatcatcctcctgctcttatctcaattttatttggccGCGGCGCAGCCTAATGTTTTCAATTTCACCACTCTTCTGTTTGCCGTCGTCTCATAAGTACCCTAACATTCTTTCTAGTCATGTCgattttcacacaatccatccattttTTTCTTTAGTCGTCTCCTTCCACTGTACCTGTCCACATTCATTCTCATCACCTTCCTAACATTATGATCCCCATTTCTCCGCATCACATACCATGAGAGACAGTTGCACAGATAGTTTCCACATAGCTTTTCGCTTACAGGTGCCACTTTCAAacctcctcttatatactcattcttTACTGTATCCATTCGTGTAACACCACACATTCTTctttaacattctcatctctgccgcattcATTCTCATCCTTGCTATGTAGTAGTACCAATAGTTAAGCATAACAGATTTGAGTGTTTATTTGGTtgctaactgtacctacctatatgccACCTCTAATACATCGTGTTGGgtgaaaaacataaaactttataggtacctaccattattttttttcaggctGCTGTCATTTTCTCCGACTTCCACATAAAGATGGGCCGAAGTACAAAGTAGGCAATCCTTTGGCGAAAGACTTTCTGGAGATGTTCAGTCAAAACGTGCTCTCCGCTCAAGGGAATGAAGCTGAAAAGGTAAAGTATGCaatagataagtaaataattcGTTCTAATATACATAGCATAGTAAATTCTACTGTTGGGGGAAAAGGgggaatatttatgttattttagatAGATTTGCTTTTTAAACGATTTCGGATTAACCTTCAGAAAACAGGTGAATCTGTGACTATGTGGCtaagactgaaatatttttttgaatcggGCCATTAAGTCCTGaaattagcgcattcaagcaaacatatATACTTTTCCACTTTATAATGTCTCTTCAGATTTTAGAAACATCTGTACCCTTGAACTTTCTATTTCATCTAATAGGTGCTAACTTTCGGTCGTATGATGTCGTACTGGCGCAACAACCGGGAGCGTATATTGAGCCAGCAAGTGGTCTGGTTGCCGGACTGTCTGCTGCCCCCCGCTCTCAGAGGCGGCGTCAAGAAGTACGGAGCCATCATACCACAAGTTGTGGTCTGTGGCACTCTTACTAGGCGGTGAGTATTATATAGAAATTAGGGGAAAACAATTAACATGGAAATGGGATTGATAGAAAGAATATGTTTTTGGGgggtgttaaaaataattatgatggaACGGGATTGTATAGATAGAAGGTATAAATgcaatatgataaataaattaagcgaAAAAGTGTAATTGGTTACTTATCATCAACATTAAACGTGCCTGGGCTACACATCATCAACATAAAACTTGTGATAGACATTGATTATGAGTGCTTAAttccccaattttttttttataatttcttcatATATCTAATAAATTTGTCTGTACAGCTCGTCTAACTGAAATGACGCGCGACACTACCACATTTTCAGCGCACGACGCAATTACAATTTGGCAGTGGGACGCGTCGTTTCAGCTTAAACGAAAACCATCTTATAAACGTGGTCTTAAAAAAGGTACCGGTTTTAGTGCTAggcttaattaaattatcatctcGAAGAAAGTTAACTGTCTAAATCTCTCACTAAAGCGTTCATTAAGACCAGGGTTTAATTAGGCGGATATTGTCCTGAATAGTGCGAGCGAGCCAACATGGATGACAGCCAGCAACTCGCACGCAGAGCGCGTGGGCTCGGAGCTGCGGGCGATGGTACAGGCCCCCACTGGGTACAAGTTTGTGGGCGCTGACGTAGACTCGCAGGTAAGCTAAGTAACAATACTAAGCAACCGTAACTCTAATTACCATCTCATCTTTCGCGGTTACTTGATGGTAAGTAGGGTTGATAGACTATCTGATTGACATGAAGTCTTACGGCACTATACTTATAAAGCACTACAAATTtcacaactagtcttaccaagtggTATCAGGTTACCCAGTTAACCGGGTTGAAGCGCTATACAGGACAGTCGCTGCTTTTTAACCACTGATACCCATGCGTCCGGTTAGACTATAAGCCAGCCCCAACATAATTGAGAAAATCATTATTTGCCTAGCTTTCCTCACTGTTttagggtcggcttctagttGGGAACATATTATGTCACGGTGTCTTCAACCTTCCATTCCAGGAGTTATGGATAGCCGCTCTCTTAGGAGACAGTACACTAGGTCTCTGCGGCGGCAGCGCGTTCGGCTGGGCCGTGCTCGCGGGAGACAAGAGCCGGAAGACCGACCTTCACTCCCTCACGGCCACTGCAGCCGCCGTGTCGAGA from Helicoverpa armigera isolate CAAS_96S chromosome 19, ASM3070526v1, whole genome shotgun sequence carries:
- the LOC110383064 gene encoding DNA polymerase subunit gamma-1, mitochondrial isoform X2, translating into MSAGKRPTLACAVSSDAWYGWISPPLANGDPHRVFDNINYDDLIPLETDGDKPFGDLSRSRIVVGHNVSFDRAKIKEQYWLDRTGVRFMDTMSMHTCVSGVTSYQRTVLKAKNKEPHPSDDDWIEISSLNNLSEVHKLYCGTPVDKETRDIFVEGTLQDVHDNFQMLMQYCANDVVATHDVLKELLPLFLQRFPHPVTLAGMLELGSAYLPVNSNWLQYIDSAETVFEDLKLESRQLLSRKADEACRMMADNSYKKDLWMWDQDWSVQTLKLKKQTKKKKTVTESENKDQKASDLKNGTPEIKNESPSENVEPDLSKFKILNEEYLQCMENRVRKKDVKVDETLSKEFEYLFELGELLPVKRPYLAGYPAWYRKLCTKPGKDPDWTPGANNITTSMQITPKLLRLSWEGYPLHYIKSEGWGFLVPYSRQRSEDAEEPLVPIEELLKSCPLTFCKDTDFQPDVHMLPKTVEEDLGRRAYYARKKVDEQAAANQYHGLGVWSGVEIQGCCHFLRLPHKDGPKYKVGNPLAKDFLEMFSQNVLSAQGNEAEKVLTFGRMMSYWRNNRERILSQQVVWLPDCLLPPALRGGVKKYGAIIPQVVVCGTLTRRASEPTWMTASNSHAERVGSELRAMVQAPTGYKFVGADVDSQELWIAALLGDSTLGLCGGSAFGWAVLAGDKSRKTDLHSLTATAAAVSRDHAKVINYARIYGAGQNFAERLLKQFNPTMTISEAKSKAAKMFTSTKGRRVYQLKKQYMEGFMEEDVNEQAVEMTGYQAMRLAKMSGKRVEDMFERPKWVGGTESDMFNKLEEIADSEGPSTAFLSGRLSRALEHSQGRWGGTRLNWAVQSAAADFLHLMLASMAHLAPRARFCLSFHDEVRYLVSDEHKYETALALQITNLLTRAFCSQRVGLNDLPLSVAFFTSVEVDQVLRKESNLNCMTPSNPHGLDKGYGIPNGESLNIFEVLDKCKSNKLVN
- the LOC110383064 gene encoding DNA polymerase subunit gamma-1, mitochondrial isoform X1: MRSTKQIFRHKYGKLRNYNNRLYCNLLPSSEVVIIKKKKRENEDVNLKTEKKKEENIISNNSKEFRVNEVNIQMISKNIYEQLFKSPSQSVDPDVIKSCQNNLLKHGIDYKKCSHLPDVELKLPKLEGNDIVEHFYNIGEKQSAPYRELLQRLATSELPPMPKKWSKVAGWTRYSGKSQERVPCPPDDALVFDVEVLMSAGKRPTLACAVSSDAWYGWISPPLANGDPHRVFDNINYDDLIPLETDGDKPFGDLSRSRIVVGHNVSFDRAKIKEQYWLDRTGVRFMDTMSMHTCVSGVTSYQRTVLKAKNKEPHPSDDDWIEISSLNNLSEVHKLYCGTPVDKETRDIFVEGTLQDVHDNFQMLMQYCANDVVATHDVLKELLPLFLQRFPHPVTLAGMLELGSAYLPVNSNWLQYIDSAETVFEDLKLESRQLLSRKADEACRMMADNSYKKDLWMWDQDWSVQTLKLKKQTKKKKTVTESENKDQKASDLKNGTPEIKNESPSENVEPDLSKFKILNEEYLQCMENRVRKKDVKVDETLSKEFEYLFELGELLPVKRPYLAGYPAWYRKLCTKPGKDPDWTPGANNITTSMQITPKLLRLSWEGYPLHYIKSEGWGFLVPYSRQRSEDAEEPLVPIEELLKSCPLTFCKDTDFQPDVHMLPKTVEEDLGRRAYYARKKVDEQAAANQYHGLGVWSGVEIQGCCHFLRLPHKDGPKYKVGNPLAKDFLEMFSQNVLSAQGNEAEKVLTFGRMMSYWRNNRERILSQQVVWLPDCLLPPALRGGVKKYGAIIPQVVVCGTLTRRASEPTWMTASNSHAERVGSELRAMVQAPTGYKFVGADVDSQELWIAALLGDSTLGLCGGSAFGWAVLAGDKSRKTDLHSLTATAAAVSRDHAKVINYARIYGAGQNFAERLLKQFNPTMTISEAKSKAAKMFTSTKGRRVYQLKKQYMEGFMEEDVNEQAVEMTGYQAMRLAKMSGKRVEDMFERPKWVGGTESDMFNKLEEIADSEGPSTAFLSGRLSRALEHSQGRWGGTRLNWAVQSAAADFLHLMLASMAHLAPRARFCLSFHDEVRYLVSDEHKYETALALQITNLLTRAFCSQRVGLNDLPLSVAFFTSVEVDQVLRKESNLNCMTPSNPHGLDKGYGIPNGESLNIFEVLDKCKSNKLVN